One Luteolibacter rhizosphaerae DNA segment encodes these proteins:
- a CDS encoding DNA-3-methyladenine glycosylase 2 — translation MIDPAAAYNAMSSRDPRFDGVFYVGVTSTGIYCRPICTVKAPKPQNCRFFESAEAAEKAAFRPCLRCRPELAPGNAPVDSAHRIAQLIVHRMNEGLTDEGANLEEIAAQFGISSRQLRRIVQKELGVSPIELMQTRRLLLAKQLLTETKLPATEIAFASGFSSLRRFNDAFSARYRMPPTRLRKESAEGETDWKLSDTSTLQLGYRPPYDWDGILAFLKGRAIREVEHVAEDRYARTIRLGKHSGWVRVTHLAGKHALAVEFTNSLSPVLPALLGRLRNLFDLSARPDVIAAHLRKDPLLREGVKRNPGLRVPGAFDGFEMALRAILGQQITVKAATTLSCRFAEAFGDEIETPLPELSRLSPLASRVAVATVDDVAKLGIVSARAKSIIAMARAFHMDGLQLEPGANPEAAVERLVALPGIGPWTAHYIAMRALRWPDAFPKEDIAVRNALGRVSAKEAERLSQRWRPWRSYAVLHLWRSLSAQAA, via the coding sequence ATGATTGATCCCGCCGCTGCTTACAACGCGATGAGTTCGCGCGATCCCCGCTTCGATGGAGTCTTCTATGTCGGCGTCACTTCCACGGGGATCTATTGCCGGCCGATCTGCACGGTGAAGGCCCCGAAGCCGCAGAACTGCCGCTTCTTCGAGAGTGCGGAAGCGGCGGAGAAGGCAGCCTTCCGGCCTTGTCTGCGTTGTCGCCCGGAGCTGGCCCCGGGGAATGCACCGGTGGATAGCGCGCATCGCATCGCCCAGCTCATCGTGCACCGCATGAACGAGGGGCTTACCGATGAAGGCGCGAATTTGGAGGAGATCGCCGCGCAATTCGGGATCAGCTCGCGACAGCTTCGTCGCATCGTGCAAAAGGAGCTCGGGGTCTCGCCGATCGAGCTGATGCAGACGCGCCGCCTCCTGCTGGCGAAGCAGCTCCTCACCGAGACCAAACTGCCGGCTACCGAGATCGCATTTGCCAGTGGCTTCTCCAGCTTGCGGCGTTTCAATGATGCCTTCAGTGCCCGCTATCGCATGCCGCCCACGCGCTTGCGCAAGGAATCGGCGGAGGGTGAGACGGATTGGAAATTGTCGGATACTTCCACGCTGCAGCTTGGCTACCGGCCGCCCTATGACTGGGATGGAATTCTCGCGTTCTTGAAAGGCCGCGCGATCCGGGAAGTGGAGCATGTCGCGGAGGATCGCTACGCGCGTACCATTCGCCTCGGGAAGCACAGCGGTTGGGTCCGCGTCACGCATCTGGCGGGGAAGCATGCGCTGGCGGTGGAGTTCACGAACTCGCTGTCGCCGGTGCTGCCCGCGTTGCTGGGGCGGCTGAGGAATCTCTTCGATCTGAGTGCCAGGCCGGATGTGATCGCGGCGCATCTGAGGAAAGATCCGCTTCTGAGGGAGGGCGTGAAACGAAATCCGGGACTGCGCGTCCCCGGTGCCTTCGATGGCTTCGAGATGGCGTTGCGGGCGATCCTCGGCCAGCAGATCACGGTGAAGGCGGCCACCACGCTTTCGTGCCGCTTCGCCGAAGCCTTCGGGGACGAAATCGAGACTCCGCTGCCGGAGCTGTCACGTCTTTCACCGCTGGCTTCACGGGTCGCTGTTGCCACCGTGGACGATGTGGCGAAGCTCGGGATCGTGAGCGCGCGCGCGAAGAGCATTATCGCGATGGCCCGTGCCTTCCACATGGACGGTTTGCAGCTCGAACCCGGCGCAAATCCGGAGGCTGCGGTGGAGCGGTTGGTGGCCCTGCCGGGCATCGGGCCGTGGACGGCTCACTACATTGCGATGCGCGCTTTGCGTTGGCCGGATGCTTTTCCGAAGGAAGACATCGCGGTGCGAAATGCGCTCGGCCGCGTGAGTGCGAAGGAGGCGGAGAGGCTGTCCCAGCGCTGGCGGCCATGGCGCAGCTACGCGGTGCTGCATCTGTGGCGGAGTTTATCGGCGCAAGCGGCCTGA